AGCCGTATTTTACCATTTGCCTCAGCACAGTGTTGCGGCGCTTCAGCGTTAGGTCGGGACGGCGCACCGGGTTGTAAAGTGATGGGTTTTTGACCATCCCTACCAACGTGGCGCTCTGTAGCAAATCGAGGTTGGCAGGAGTGGTGCTGAAATAAATACGTGAAGCCGATTTGATGCCCACAGCCAGATTCAGAAAATCAAATTTGTCGAGATACATGGTGATGATCTCGTCCTTGCTGTAGTATCGTTCGAGCTTTACAGCAATGACCCATTCTTTGAATTTGCGAAAAGCAAGCTGAATGATGTTTTGATTGTCGTCGCGCGGAAAGAGATTTTTGGCGAGCTGCTGGGTGATTGTGCTGCCGCCTCCTTTGTCCTGCGCTGTGATGGCTCCAAAAAATACACGCCCCAGCGCCTTTACGTCGATGCCGGAATGTTTGAGGAAACGCACATCCTCGGTAACGATAAGCGCGTCGATGAGCTCAGGTGAGATGTCGCGATAATTCACACGCGACCGATTTTCGATGTAATAAGTCCCCAACAGCACCGAGTCGACGGAATAAATTTCGGAGGCAAGGAAAGTCTGTGGGTTTTCCAGTTCATCGAAAGAAGGCATAAAACCAAACCAGCCCCACGAGAAACCGGCAAACATCAGGATGACAAATAGAATAATCGCTGCCAGAATCCCCCACAATATTTTTACATATTTCCTGATTTTTTGATGTTCCTGCGGATCGTCCCCCGCGCGGGTGGACGAGTTGTAGTGGGAATTGCTGTCACCGGAGCCGGCTGTCATCGATGGGTCGTTGTGTTTGTTGTTATTCATTTATTTTTTGCAGATTTCGAGCGCCATGGTAGAAATTGTCAAACGATAAAATCATCGTTTTAATATGATGTCAGTGGGATTATTCGATACGTATTCCTACATCGGCGACACCTTCGAGCACATCCTGCCGCATAGCCTGCTGTAGCGAGAAGGTGTACCTGCCCGCCAGCGGAAAGCTAAGATTGCGCCGCACCAGAATCTGATTGTCGTGCAACGCTCCAAAACCTTTGCCCAGCCAGTTGCCCTGCGGGTCGGCCAGAATCAGCTCCAGGGTGTCGCGCGTGCGGTTGTTGTTGGGCAGGCGTGTGGTAAGAAAAAGGTAAAGGTTGCGATAGGCGTAGTCGTCGTTGTTTCGCACGTTGATGTAGAAATTGTAAAAAGTGTTGGTGTCGGTAACATCTACTTCAAAAACAGCTGCCGAATCTTTGTGCCAGCCATCTGCATGGATGGCCGCCGATTGATCGTAGAGATGATCAGTATCGCAGGCCATCAGCGCAAGCAAAATGACGAATAGCAAACCGGTGTAACAGCAGAGAGTTGTCAGTTTTTTAAAGTTCATCCTCGTGCAAGTTTTATTTTTGATCATTTAAAGGTGGCAAAATTAGCCATAATGTTTATTGCTGTTTGGATAACAATGGCAATTGTTTTTGTTTTTCGGAATTGCCCACCTAACGGTTAAACACCTATTCCTTTCCCGACCTCCGGAGCTTTATCATTGAGGATTTTTATTTGCCCTGATTCAGCATGTAGAATCATGTTCGAAATGTCATTACCTCCTTACAAATACCAACTTACGGCCTTCGCCGGAGACAATGCCAACTTTTAAAAACAATGATGTGTACCTTTGCCTGCAAAGTTTTGATTATTTAAAACAATCAGAAATCAATCTATTTATTAATAAAAAAGTAAAATTTATGTCAGAAAAAATCACTGCTCAGATGGCGATGGATTTGGAAGATAAGTATGGTGCACACAATTATCATCCGCTACCAGTAGTATTAAATCGTGGCGAAGGCGCCTATGTATGGGACGTTGATGGGAAGCGCTATTTCGATTTTCTGTCGGCTTATTCTGCCGTCAACCAGGGTCACTGCCATCCGCACATCATCAAGGCACTCACCGATCAGGCAAAAACCCTTACGCTCACTTCACGTGCATTTTACAACGATGCATTGGGTCCTTACGAAAAATATGTGACCGAATATTTTGGGTACGACAAAGTGTTGCCGATGAACACCGGCGCTGAAGCCGACGAAACAGCCATCAAACTGTGCCGCAAATGGGCTTATGAAAAGAAAGGCGTAGAAGCCAACAAAGCCAAGATCATCGTTTGCGAAGGAAACTTCCACGGCCGTACCGTGACCATCATCTCCATGTCGACCGATCCGGATGCCAGAGGCGGCTTTGGCCCCTACACTCCCGGCTTTGAAGTAATCCCCTACAACGATCTGGAAGCTTTGCGCAAAGCACTGGAAGATGACAACGTAGCTGGTTTTCTGGTTGAGCCTATTCAGGGCGAAGCAGGAGTGTATGTTCCGGAAGATGGCTATCTGAAAAAAGCTTACGACATGTGCAAAGAGCGCAACGTGCTTTTTATTGCTGACGAGGTACAAACCGGCCTCGCCCGCACAGGACGCATGCTGGCTTGCGATCACGAAGGTGTTCGCCCCGACATTCTTATCCTGGGCAAAGCCCTTTCGGGTGGTACATTCCCCGTTTCGGCAGTACTTTGCGACGACGAAATTATGATGGTGATAAAACCCGGACAGCATGGCTCTACTTTCGGCGGAAACCCCATAGCTGCTAAGGTAGCAATGGCAGCCCTGGAAGTGATTAAAAACGAAAAACTCTGCGAACGCGCTGAGAAGCTTGGCAAGATTTTCCGCCAGGAGCTGAAAAATATGAAATCGGACATGATAAGTGTAGTGCGCGGCAAAGGCCTGCTCAACGCTATCATCATAGAACCTAAGAATGGCAAGGAAGCCTGGGACGTATGTGTGAAGATGGCAGAAAATGGCCTGCTCGCCAAGCCAACACATCAGCACATCATCCGTTTTGCTCCGCCGCTCATCATCACCGAAGAGCAACTGCACGAAGCACTCGCTATCATCCGCAAATCGATAGAAAGCTTCGCATAAAGTTTTGTAAGCAGGTGTATGGCGTACTAATTTCCGAGGCCCATCGACGTAACGGCTACATTATCAGCATTAAAAGAATATTAATACAGATATTGTAAGGGAATGGAAAAAAGAACCACTGCAAAACAATGCTACTTTTGGCAACAGTTTAAATGGACCTCAAAAACATAATTACGATGGCTTTAGAATTCACAGACGCTAATTTTAACGAACAAGTATTACAATCCAACCAACCTGTTATTGTTGATTTTTGGGCCGAATGGTGTGGCCCCTGCCGTATGGTAGGCCCCGTAGTGGAAGAAATCGGCAAAGAATACGAAGGTAAAGTAAAAGTTGGAAAAGTAGATGTCGACAATAACCCGGGTACCGCAGCAAAATTTGGTATCCGCAATATCCCCACCATTTTGTTTTTCAAAGGAGGGCAAATCGTCGATAAACAAGTGGGTGCCGTAGCCAAACAAGTTTTGATTAAGAAGCTCGAAGCACACATGTAAAATTGTTCTACACCTGCAAGAACGGGTGTCTCAAAGAAAACAGCATGACCTAATATTATGGCCATGCTGTTTTTTTTTACTTTATGCTGTAGAAAGTCACGCCGTGAATAACTCCAGGCAGAAGTACGAATGTTTGGAATTTCCGTTTCAGGCTTAACAGAATTCACGGTGTGACTGGTTCGTGCTTTTGATAGTCATGCCGTGAATAACTCCAGGCAGAAGTACGAATGTTTGGAACTTCTGGTTCTACCCTAAAAGGATTTACCGTGTGACTGCTCAACGGGAACTAAACTGCCCCGCCCATCGTTTATAGTGAAAGCCGTATGTTTGCTGACAATTATTTATTAAAATAACCTCATCCTACAACGTGGAAAACACAATAGACATCAACAAGCTGCAGGAGTTTGCCTCGCTCGAGCTGATAGCAAAACAAGTAGTGGAAGGATTTATCACGGGTCTTCACAAAAGCCCGTTTCATGGCTTCTCGGTAGAGTTTGCCGAACACCGGCTCTACAACACCGGCGAAAGCACCAAGCACATCGACTGGAAACTATACGGGCGTACCGACCGCTACTATGTGAAACGATACGAAGAAGAAACCAACCTGCGCTGCCAGATTATCATCGACAACTCCTCATCGATGTATTTTCCGCTGGTAGATAATCCCAGCCTGAATAATCCCAATAAAATCGTTTTTTCGATTTATGCCGCCGCTGCCCTGATGAACCTACTCAGAAAACAACGCGATGCTGTGGGACTTTCGCTGTTTTCCGACACTGTGGAACAACATACTGCTGCACGCTCCACATCTACTCATATCAAATTTTTGTATGCGGAGCTGGAACGACTGCTGCATCCTGCTGCTGGAAGCAAACAGAAAAAAACAATGGCCGCCGACGCCATACATCAAATCTCTGAAAATATCCACAAACGCTCGCTGGTAATCATTTTTTCTGACATGTTTGAGAGCACTGCCCGCAACGAGGAGCTTTTCTCGGCGCTGCAACACTTGCGGCACAACATGCACGAAGTGGTTCTATTTCATGTTACGGATTATCAAAAAGAAATCGAATTCGACTACGACAACCGCCCCTACAAGTTTATTGATATGGAAGATGGCCGTGAGATAAAAATCCATCCCCATGAAGTGCGCGCCCAATATGTGAAATCAACCGGTGAGTTTAGAAAAGAGCTGGAGCTTCGCTGTGGCCAGTATCAGATCGATTTTATTGATGCTGATATTCACAAAGGCTTTCGCCAGATACTGATGCCATATCTGCTGAAGCGCGTAAGGATGCACTAAATATTTGGAAGAAATTTTAAAAGGCAATAATTCAAAATCCAAAGTGTCTCCTTGATTTTGAAAACACTTTTGTGACTAGTGTTAAAACTCAATTTTTCAAAAAAGTACTATTGACCTGTACTGCGGAGCTGATTCCCTTCTATCGTCTCAACTTAATTTTTCCCGTTTTAAAAGTAAAATACCGCTGAAAAAGATAGCTGTAAATGACCACAACAACAGCGGTAAAGGTCTTGGCAATGGTAGGCCAAAAATGCAAAACCTCCACAAAAAGTTTTAATAAAACATAGTTGAGCAACACCGAACCGCCCACCGACAAAGCGTATCGTACCAGCTGCACGCGGCCGCGCAGCGTGGAAGCCGTGAAGGTAATGTAGCGAGCAAGCAAAAACCCGGTAACAAAAGTGATAGGGAAAACGATGAGAAAAGCAGCAATGTACGGGCTGATGGCTACAAAACCTAAATGAACCACCTGCTGATCAAGAACGAAGTTGTAGATAACGAAATAAAGAAAAATATCGAGCACCAGATTGGCGCCACCTGTTACCGCATAGCGAAATGTTTCAGGCGGGATTAGCCGTCGGAAAGGCACGTAAAACCAATCGATCAGTGAACGTATTGCATCCCATAGCGTCGCAGGTTTTTTGTTTATCAAATTATCGGCTTGTTGCTTTTTCATATTCAATTTGCAAAAATAACAGCTTTGTGACAGCCTGGCAAAGATAAATGGAAAACAAACCACAGCTCCGACCCCAACACTCATTCGCCAATTGAAGATAACGAACAAAAAAAGCCTGCTCCACGAATGGAACAGGCCTTTTACTTAGATAGATTTTACCGGAATTGTTATTGAACAATCACCATAAAATCAGAATTGGAGTAGTATTTTATGAATTCCCTGTCGCCTTTGGCCACTGACTTCATTGCTGGATCAGCTTTGATGGCTTTTTTCAGGTTGGTATTCATCATGCTGGAATCACCAGTACGTGCACCTACGATGGCCATCAGATAATAGGTCTTGGCATTTTTGCGGGCACATTCCAAATTGGTAGCTGCTGCAGAGTTGTTGCCCGACAGCACCTGAGCCAGCGCCAGGTTGTAGTTGCATTTGGTGTTGCCGAATTTGGTGATAGCAGTTTTGTAGCTTCCTTTATGCATATCAATGAGTGCCAGGTTGTAGTTGTTGTCGACACCCATTTTGTTGGCATTCATAAAATGCGTTTCAGCTTCGTTCCAGTTGTTGTTGTAAGCATACACAACTCCCAGGTTATTCATTACCATCCCATTGTTGGCATTGAGCTGATTGGCTTTATTGAAGAAAGTCATGGCCTCATCGGTTTTTCCCATTTTCAGAGCTACCACACCGGCGTTGTTGTTAGCTGCCCAGCTTTGTGGATAGTTTTGAACGGTGGATTTATAGATAGCGTATTGTGTATTCCAGTCGTCGGTTAGTGTAGCGGCATAAAGCAACTCTTCGTTGCTGAGTTCATTAGGTTCGGAGGTGCTCATGCGGGCGATTTGGTCGTCGGTTTTCTTAGGTTCAAAAGCATTTATCTTAATCTCTGCGTGACGCAGCGGAGGCAAAATATGATCTTCGAGTTCAGGATAAATCATGATCATGTTGCGTATTTCCTGTTCGCGTTTTTCAGGATCTGACGATTTTACAACGTTAAGAATAGGCCGCTTGTCCTGGATGGTTGACGCTTCAACTTCTTGCAAAAATCCGTTCCAATCTGGCCCATGTCCCATACGTTTAAGATTGATGTCGGTTTTTGGATTTTTAAAGCTTAACTGCGAATCTTTTTTACGCAACAGCTTCTGGAAGTTATCGAAAACTACGTTGGTAGCGGTGATAGCACGACGCTCCGAAAGTCCTTCGTTATAGGTTTCCTCGCCTTCGGGTGATGCCCAGCCATCAATTTCCATGTCGCGGATGTCCCAGCCTTGAGCAACAAAATTATTCAGGTTTTCGAGTTGTTGCATCACATCTTTTTTCTTGTTCCAGTTGTGATTAGGCAGCCATTTGTCGATGTTTTTCGGGAAGTAGATGTTAGCCATTTCGGTGATAATGGTTACTTTTTCGTAGCCGTGAGGAGCCAGATAAAGCATATCCACATCATATTCGGGAGTTACCTGATAGGCATCCATGCGGATATTCCCACTGGCATCTTTCTGCGGATTTTCATCACCAATCTGAATGGTTCCGCGTACTTCGTTCTGCACGTCGATGCGGGTGCTGGTGGCAATAACGCCATCGGCAAGTTTCGCTTCTCCCAGGTTAATAGCTTTGGGCATTTTCATGGCATCAGCCATTGTCAACCCACTGCTAACATCGCCTTTGGGTTGAAAGGCCATTGCACTTACCATCAGCTCCGACTGATTCATAGCTGGGCTGTATGGAAACTCCTGCGAATAGGTAAAAGTGCCGCCATTGGCGTAGCTAACCGTTGTTCCGTCGCCGTTCACTTTCTCGCCTTTGAGTATTACCGGAGCGAACTGTAGTTCGCCGTCTTCGTAGGTAAGTACCGGCTGGACAAGAACCGCTGCTTTTTTATTGAAATACTTTGATGGGATAGTTCCTTTAACCGTAAAATTTACTTTCCCACCATTGGCCTCGAGAACCTCCGGTGTAACTTCGTAGTTTACGTTGTTGTAATTTTTGGCCATCTTTTTAAGCCCGTTACAGCTTACCAGAGTGACAGCCAAAATCAGCATCCCTGCAAATTTAAAGAATGTAGCTTTTTTCATCATTTTATCATTTAGTTAATATTAATTCTTCAGTAAACAAATTTGAGTGCAAATATAAAAACAAACAGACGTACGAACACTTTTTTTTAACATCTCATAATCTTTTAAAATCAACACCCAAAGCAAAAAAAATTCCCGGCTTACCGGGAATTTTTATGATTTTTTATACTTAAGCTGATTTATTGAACGATTCTTACAAACTCAGCATCCTCATAATACTTCATAAATTCGCGGTCTTTTGCCGCTGTGGCGCGGTATGTAGGATTATCGTCGATAGCTTTCTGCAGGTTGTTGTACATCATCGTCTGGTTTTTGGTGCGTGCACCAACTACTGCGAGCAGATAGAAAGTAGCGGCAGTTTTGGGAGCACACTCCAGATTTTTAGCAGCATCGCTTTCTTTGCCGGCCATCAATTGTGCCAGCGCCAAGTTGTAGTCGCAGGTTTTGCCACGCATCATGTCGATGCTCTTGTTGTATTCGCCTTTAGGAATCATCAGCACGCCCATGTTATAATCCTGTGAGATACCCAAATCCTGCGATTTTTTGAAATAACCTTCAGCCTGTTCATAGTCGCGGTTGAGGGCAGCCATTACGCCAAGGTTATTCAAAATAATACCGTTTGCCGGATCGATGCCTTTGGCTTCTTCAAGGTAAGAGGAGGCTTCCTCTACGTTGCCAAGTTTGAGCTCAGCATAGGCGGCATTGTTATATCCGCGCCAGTCGTTGGGATAAATGCGTGTAGCCGACTTGTAGATGTTGAGCTGTGTTTTGAGGTTGTTAGTGAGCGTAGCTGAATAAAGCAGCTCTTTGTCGTTTAGCTCGTTGGGTGTGGTTGTGGAAAGACGGGCGATATCTTCGTCAGAAAGCTTGGGCTCGAAAGCGGTAACTTTTATCTCGCTGCGGCGCAATGTAGGAAGAATATCTTCTTCCATGGTTTCGTAAATCAAAATCATGTTGCGGATCTCGGTCTCACGTTTATCTTGTCCCGACGATTTTATCACGTTCATAATGGCGCGTTTGTCGTCGAGGTTAGAGTTATCAACTTTATCCACAAACCCGTTCCAGTCTGGACCATGAGCTGTAGTTTTCCAATCCACATCATTTTTTGGCTCTTTAAATTTCACCTTAGTGGGATTTTTCTTTGCCATCGTCTTCATCTCGTCCAGCAGGTATTGCTTGGCAGCATTGGCGCGGCGTTCGCTAAGGCCTTCGTTAAAAGATTCTTCGCCTTCGGGTGAAGCCCAGCCATCGACGGTAATATCTTTAATCTCCCAGCCCTGCAGGATAAAATCATTGAGGCTGTTGAGTTGCTGCTTAACATTATTAGCCTTATTTTCTGGCAGATTCCAGTTGAGGGCATGAAGGTTTTTGGCAAAATAAATAGAAGCTTCTTTGGCGATGAGAGTTTGTTTTTCGTAGCCTGATTTTGCCAGCAAAAGCTCACCCAAACCATAGCGGTTGCCCATGTCGTTGGAATACATCATGCGATTGGCTTCGAGGCCGCTTCGTGTAGAAGTGCTCCAGGAATTGATGTCGCGGGGCATTCCGTTTTCGTCAAGATTCCAGCGGAAGTTGGTCAGGTTGTCAGCAGCTTCCAAGCGCATGCCGGTGTAAATAACACCGTCGGCAATTTTCACCGACCCCAGCGGAAGCTGTGATTTGCTATCGACCATCGTAAGTTCCTGGTCTTGTTTCACGACTTTATTTTTGCCCGAAACATTACCAGCCATCATCAGCTCCGATTCGTTGTAATCGTGAATGTAGTCGAGTGTAGAAGAATAGGTGAATGAGCCACCTGATTTGAAAGGAATGGTGCGATCAAGCACATCTTTCGTAGGAACCACCTTATTGTCGCCGGTCAGGTCTTTAAAATTAAACTCTACGTTTTTAGATTCGGCGCGGCGAATTTTTTTGGCTACTTTTTCACCCACGTGCATCACCGGCTCCAGCTCCAGACGTTCGGTACCATCGTTATAAACAAGCACCGGGCGTAGCTCAACAACAGCCTTTTTCTTGAAGTATTTGGGCGGATAAGTGCCTTTGATAGTGAAATCTATCTCTCCCGCATCAGTGCGAAGCACCTCAGGGGTAACTTCAAATTTGACCTTCTCGTAATTGGTAATCATCTTTTTTACACCACAGCTTCCAAGCATCATGCTCATGGCCAAAGCAATGGATAAAAATTTAAAGTTGATTTTCATTTTCATAGTTCAGTTATTAATGTCAGTAAAAAAATTCAAAGTGTAAGAATTGCATGAGTTTAACCCTCAACAAAACTGTTGGCAAATATACTGTAATTTTAGGAAAATTAGCAGCTTGCAAAGCCATTGAAAGATTTTTTTAAGAAATGTTATCATATCTCCCAAAAACCTCCCAAATCACAATGCCGGCACAGACAGAAATATTGAGTGAATGCTTGGTGCCGTATTGTTCTATCTCGATGCAGCCATGGCAGGCATCCACTACTTCCTGGCTTACCCCATGCACCTCGTGACCAAATACCAGCGCAATCTTTTCCCCTTTCGCAATTTTTAATTCCTTTAGCGGAATACTATCGGTGGTTTGTTCGATGCCATAAATTCTGTACCCCTCGGCTTTCAATATTCGGAGCGCTTCCAGCGTGTCATCAAAATATTTCCACTCTACCGACTCGGTGGCACCCAGTGCGGTTTTATGAATTTCACGATGTGGCGGCGTGGCAGTGATTCCACACAGATAAATGGCCTGCATCCTAAAAGCATCGGCAGTGCGAAACACCGACCCGATGTTGTGCTGACTCCTGATATTGTCGAGCACCACAATGCAAGACAATTTTTCTAATTGTTTGTAAGATTCGGTATCCGGGCGATTAAGTTCGCTGTTGAGTAGTTTGCGCATGACGGCATTATTATTATTAAAAAAACAAAAGTACACTCTCGCGGCAAACCAGGATCACTCAGATTTCAATGTATCTGAGATGGCGAAGATGAAGATAAGAATGGAAATTGGAATAACATTGAATGTTGCGTTTGGGCGACAAAAGGGATTAAATCCTATTTTTGCACATATCAAAACCCAAAAAGCATTGGCCGACAAAACTCCCATCGAAAAAGTAGAAACCCCGCTGATGAAGCAATACAATGCCATCAAGGCGAAATATCCTGATGCACTGCTGCTTTTTAGAGTGGGCGATTTCTACGAGACGTTCGGCAGCGATGCTATCAAAACCTCCAATATTCTGGGCATCGTGCTTACTCGTCGTGCCAACGGAGCGGCTTCGTATGTGGAACTGGCGGGTTTTCCGCACCACGCCCTCGACACCTACCTGCCCAAGCTGGTGCGTGCCGGTCAGCGCGTAGCCATCTGCGACCAACTGGAAGATCCAAAGCTTACCAAGAAAATTGTAAAGCGAGGCGTAACCGAGCTGGTGACGCCCGGAGTTTCTTACAACGACAAAGTACTCGAACACCGCGAAAACAACTTCCTGGCAAGCGTGCATCTGCTTCCGCGCTACTCAGGCATCGCCTTTCTGGATGTTTCTACCGGCGAATTTTATGCTACCCAGGGCAGCACGGAGTATATCGACAAGCTGTTGCAAAGTTTTAAGCCCAGCGAAATCATCATCCAAAAAACCAAACGCCGCCAATTTACCGATCTCTTTGGCGAAAAGCATTACATGAATACCTTCGACGACTGGGTGTTTACCGAAGATTTCTCTAAAGAATTATTGCTGCGTCATTTCAATACAACCTCGCTCAAAGGGTTTGGTGTGGAGGATATCCCCAATGGCGTGATAGCTGCCGGGGCAGCCATGCACTATCTGGCCGAAACACACCACGACAAGGTGAGCCACATTTGCAAAATTTCGCGCATCGAGGAAGAAAAACACGTGTGGCTCGACAAATTCACTATCCGCAACCTGGAGCTGCTGCAAACGCCCAACGAAAATGCCGCCACGCTGCTCGACATCATCGATCGTACCACCACACCCATGGGCTCACGCATGATTCGGAAATGGATTTCGCTTCCGCTAAAAATAAAAAAACCTATCGAGGAACGCCTCGACATCACGGGTTTCCTAATCGACGGCACGCAAATTTCCGGTCAGCTTCAGCAGCATCTCAAAGTAACCGGCGATCTGGAACGGCTCATCACCAAAGCAGCCACCGGGCGCATCAACCCGCGCGAGCTCGTGCAGGTTATGCGCTCCTTGTATGCTGTGGATAACATCCGGGGCATTTGCGCCGCTGCCTCCTGCGAACCCCTGCAAAAAATTGCCGACCAGATTAATCCCTGCCATTTAATCCGCAACAAGATTGAGCAGGAACTCCACGAAGAGCCGCCGGCCATGATCAACAAAGGGCATGTAATAAAACCCGGCGTATCGGAAGAACTCGACAGCCTCCGCGAATTGCTCTATTCGGGCAAGGATTATCTTGAAAAAATACGCTTACGCGAAATCGGAATAACCGGCATCAGCAGTTTGAAAATCAGCTTCAACAATGTTTTTGGCTACTATCTCGAAGTTACCAATGCGCACAAAGACAAAGTCCCCGAAACCTGGGAACGGCGACAGACGCTGGTAAATTCAGAGCGCTACATCACCGCCGAGCTTAAAATCTACGAAGAAAAAATCCTGGGCGCCGAAGAAAAAATCCTCGACATTGAAACAAGGCTTTTCAACGATCTGGTGCTTAGCCTGGCCGATTACATCGAACCCGTGCAACTCGACGCCAGCCTCATCGCCCGACTCGATTGCCTGTTGTCGTTTGCAACTATCGCCATCCAAAATAAATACGTGCGTCCGCAAATCAACGACGGCTACAAACTCGACATCCGGCAGGGACGCCATCCGGTTATCGAAAGCCAGATGCCCCCTGGCGAAAGCTACATTCCCAACGATGTTTTTCTGGATACCAAAAAGCAGCAGATCGTCATCATTACCGGCCCTAATATGTCGGGCAAGTCGGCGCTGCTGCGACAAACAGCGCTCATCGTACTGATGGCACAAATGGGCTGCTACGTCCCTGCCGCTTCTGCTGAGATAGGATTGGTTGATAAGATTTTTACGCGGGTGGGTGCCTCCGACAACATCTCTTCAGGCGAATCCACGTTTATGGTGGAGATGAACGAAACGGCCAGCATCCTCAACAATATTTCCAACCGCAGCCTGATCATCCTCGACGAGATAGGCCGCGGCACCTCCACCTACGACGGCATTTCTATCGCCTGGTCGATAGCCGAATACCTGCACGAGCACCCGATGTTTCGACCCAAAGTACTTTTTGCCACGCATTATCACGAGCTCAACGAAATGGCCTCCTCGATGAAACGCATTAAAAATTATCACGTTTCCGTAAAGGAGATCAAAAACAAAGTGATCTTTCTGCGCAAGCTTGTGCCCGGCGGCACTGAACACAGTTTTGGAATTCATGTGGCAAGAAT
This portion of the Bacteroidales bacterium genome encodes:
- a CDS encoding gliding motility lipoprotein GldH, with translation MNFKKLTTLCCYTGLLFVILLALMACDTDHLYDQSAAIHADGWHKDSAAVFEVDVTDTNTFYNFYINVRNNDDYAYRNLYLFLTTRLPNNNRTRDTLELILADPQGNWLGKGFGALHDNQILVRRNLSFPLAGRYTFSLQQAMRQDVLEGVADVGIRIE
- the rocD gene encoding ornithine--oxo-acid transaminase yields the protein MSEKITAQMAMDLEDKYGAHNYHPLPVVLNRGEGAYVWDVDGKRYFDFLSAYSAVNQGHCHPHIIKALTDQAKTLTLTSRAFYNDALGPYEKYVTEYFGYDKVLPMNTGAEADETAIKLCRKWAYEKKGVEANKAKIIVCEGNFHGRTVTIISMSTDPDARGGFGPYTPGFEVIPYNDLEALRKALEDDNVAGFLVEPIQGEAGVYVPEDGYLKKAYDMCKERNVLFIADEVQTGLARTGRMLACDHEGVRPDILILGKALSGGTFPVSAVLCDDEIMMVIKPGQHGSTFGGNPIAAKVAMAALEVIKNEKLCERAEKLGKIFRQELKNMKSDMISVVRGKGLLNAIIIEPKNGKEAWDVCVKMAENGLLAKPTHQHIIRFAPPLIITEEQLHEALAIIRKSIESFA
- the trxA gene encoding thioredoxin; translated protein: MALEFTDANFNEQVLQSNQPVIVDFWAEWCGPCRMVGPVVEEIGKEYEGKVKVGKVDVDNNPGTAAKFGIRNIPTILFFKGGQIVDKQVGAVAKQVLIKKLEAHM
- a CDS encoding DUF58 domain-containing protein, translating into MENTIDINKLQEFASLELIAKQVVEGFITGLHKSPFHGFSVEFAEHRLYNTGESTKHIDWKLYGRTDRYYVKRYEEETNLRCQIIIDNSSSMYFPLVDNPSLNNPNKIVFSIYAAAALMNLLRKQRDAVGLSLFSDTVEQHTAARSTSTHIKFLYAELERLLHPAAGSKQKKTMAADAIHQISENIHKRSLVIIFSDMFESTARNEELFSALQHLRHNMHEVVLFHVTDYQKEIEFDYDNRPYKFIDMEDGREIKIHPHEVRAQYVKSTGEFRKELELRCGQYQIDFIDADIHKGFRQILMPYLLKRVRMH
- a CDS encoding GtrA family protein, with product MKKQQADNLINKKPATLWDAIRSLIDWFYVPFRRLIPPETFRYAVTGGANLVLDIFLYFVIYNFVLDQQVVHLGFVAISPYIAAFLIVFPITFVTGFLLARYITFTASTLRGRVQLVRYALSVGGSVLLNYVLLKLFVEVLHFWPTIAKTFTAVVVVIYSYLFQRYFTFKTGKIKLRR
- a CDS encoding RNA methyltransferase, producing the protein MRKLLNSELNRPDTESYKQLEKLSCIVVLDNIRSQHNIGSVFRTADAFRMQAIYLCGITATPPHREIHKTALGATESVEWKYFDDTLEALRILKAEGYRIYGIEQTTDSIPLKELKIAKGEKIALVFGHEVHGVSQEVVDACHGCIEIEQYGTKHSLNISVCAGIVIWEVFGRYDNIS
- the mutS gene encoding DNA mismatch repair protein MutS, whose product is MKQYNAIKAKYPDALLLFRVGDFYETFGSDAIKTSNILGIVLTRRANGAASYVELAGFPHHALDTYLPKLVRAGQRVAICDQLEDPKLTKKIVKRGVTELVTPGVSYNDKVLEHRENNFLASVHLLPRYSGIAFLDVSTGEFYATQGSTEYIDKLLQSFKPSEIIIQKTKRRQFTDLFGEKHYMNTFDDWVFTEDFSKELLLRHFNTTSLKGFGVEDIPNGVIAAGAAMHYLAETHHDKVSHICKISRIEEEKHVWLDKFTIRNLELLQTPNENAATLLDIIDRTTTPMGSRMIRKWISLPLKIKKPIEERLDITGFLIDGTQISGQLQQHLKVTGDLERLITKAATGRINPRELVQVMRSLYAVDNIRGICAAASCEPLQKIADQINPCHLIRNKIEQELHEEPPAMINKGHVIKPGVSEELDSLRELLYSGKDYLEKIRLREIGITGISSLKISFNNVFGYYLEVTNAHKDKVPETWERRQTLVNSERYITAELKIYEEKILGAEEKILDIETRLFNDLVLSLADYIEPVQLDASLIARLDCLLSFATIAIQNKYVRPQINDGYKLDIRQGRHPVIESQMPPGESYIPNDVFLDTKKQQIVIITGPNMSGKSALLRQTALIVLMAQMGCYVPAASAEIGLVDKIFTRVGASDNISSGESTFMVEMNETASILNNISNRSLIILDEIGRGTSTYDGISIAWSIAEYLHEHPMFRPKVLFATHYHELNEMASSMKRIKNYHVSVKEIKNKVIFLRKLVPGGTEHSFGIHVARMAGMPAQVVAKAENLLKTLEKTHSHEEINKNLKSASRGKDDFQLSFIQLDDPLLLQIKEDIVNTDINTLTPVEALMKLNQIKNLLRKG